The following proteins come from a genomic window of Corallococcus sp. NCRR:
- a CDS encoding SDR family NAD(P)-dependent oxidoreductase has protein sequence MIVLVTGATAGIGQAIARRFVKEGARVIAAGRRSDRLDALKAELGERLLPVTLDVTDKAAVKAAFASLPADFAQVDVLVNNAGLALGMEPAQAARLEDWDVVVDTNVKGLLYCTREALAGMVARDRGHVINIGSIAGEFPYPGGNVYGATKAFVHQFTLNLRADLHGTAVRVTDIQPGLLGGTEFSHVRFRGDDAKAASLYDKTQPLTPEDVADTAYWVATRPAHVNINVISMMPVVQAFGPLLVKRGG, from the coding sequence ATGATCGTGCTGGTGACAGGGGCCACGGCGGGCATCGGGCAGGCCATCGCGCGCCGCTTCGTGAAGGAGGGCGCGCGCGTCATCGCCGCTGGACGGCGGAGCGACCGGCTGGACGCGCTCAAGGCGGAGCTGGGCGAGCGGCTCCTACCGGTGACGCTGGATGTGACGGACAAGGCGGCCGTGAAGGCGGCGTTCGCCTCGCTGCCGGCGGACTTCGCGCAGGTGGATGTCCTGGTGAACAACGCGGGGCTCGCGCTGGGAATGGAGCCCGCGCAGGCGGCGCGGCTGGAGGACTGGGACGTGGTGGTGGACACCAACGTGAAGGGCCTCCTGTACTGCACGCGTGAGGCGCTCGCGGGCATGGTGGCGCGCGACCGGGGGCACGTCATCAACATCGGCTCCATCGCGGGCGAGTTCCCGTACCCCGGCGGCAACGTGTACGGCGCGACGAAGGCGTTCGTGCATCAGTTCACGCTCAACCTGCGCGCGGACCTGCACGGCACCGCGGTGCGCGTCACGGACATCCAGCCGGGGCTGCTGGGCGGCACGGAGTTCTCCCACGTGCGCTTCCGTGGAGATGACGCGAAGGCCGCCTCGCTCTACGACAAGACCCAGCCGCTCACGCCCGAGGACGTCGCGGACACGGCGTACTGGGTGGCCACGCGCCCGGCGCACGTGAACATCAACGTCATCTCCATGATGCCGGTGGTGCAGGCCTTCGGGCCGCTGCTGGTGAAGCGCGGCGGGTAG
- a CDS encoding DUF6929 family protein, whose protein sequence is MIPTTRRRTLTLAAPEAPGRPAHVSAASGLVRAGDWLYVVADDALHLAVFPATGDAPGHTVRLFPGELPQGHAERKAAKPDLEALCRLGPSASFAHGALLALPSGSTPARRRASVLPLNADGTLAGEPRTVDCTSLYTQLERELVALNVEGAAVAGKRLRLLNRGNGEGGVDALVDLDLDRVLGSLDAGVMGPEAVRTVRRWELGEANGVRLSFTDASPLPDGRVVFTATAEASRDRVADGPVKGSAVGVLAPDGTPVYLDAVDAPVKLEGVDARVEGGRVHVLLVADADDPSVPAPLLEAALPVPG, encoded by the coding sequence ATGATTCCCACCACCCGCCGGCGCACGCTCACCCTCGCGGCGCCCGAAGCCCCCGGCCGTCCCGCGCATGTCTCCGCCGCCAGCGGCCTGGTGCGCGCGGGGGACTGGCTCTACGTCGTCGCGGACGACGCGCTCCACCTCGCGGTGTTCCCCGCCACCGGAGACGCGCCGGGCCACACCGTGCGCCTCTTTCCAGGTGAGCTCCCGCAAGGGCACGCGGAGCGCAAGGCCGCGAAGCCGGACCTGGAGGCGCTGTGCCGGCTGGGCCCCTCCGCGTCCTTCGCGCACGGGGCGCTCCTGGCCCTGCCGTCCGGGTCCACGCCCGCGCGGCGCCGGGCGTCGGTGCTGCCCCTGAACGCGGACGGGACGCTCGCGGGTGAGCCGCGCACGGTGGACTGCACGTCGCTCTACACGCAGCTGGAGCGCGAATTGGTGGCGCTCAACGTGGAAGGCGCTGCGGTGGCGGGCAAGCGGCTGCGGCTGCTCAACCGGGGCAACGGCGAGGGCGGCGTGGACGCGCTGGTGGACCTGGACCTGGACCGGGTGCTGGGCAGCCTGGACGCGGGCGTGATGGGGCCGGAGGCCGTGCGCACCGTGCGCCGCTGGGAGCTGGGTGAAGCCAACGGCGTCCGGCTGTCCTTCACGGACGCGTCACCGCTGCCGGACGGGCGCGTGGTGTTCACCGCCACGGCGGAGGCGTCTCGCGACCGCGTGGCGGATGGGCCCGTGAAGGGCTCGGCCGTGGGCGTGCTCGCCCCGGACGGCACGCCCGTGTACCTGGACGCGGTGGACGCGCCCGTGAAGCTGGAGGGCGTGGACGCGCGCGTGGAGGGTGGCCGCGTCCACGTGCTGCTGGTGGCGGACGCGGACGACCCGTCGGTGCCCGCGCCGCTCCTGGAAGCCGCGCTGCCCGTGCCGGGCTAG
- a CDS encoding tetratricopeptide repeat protein: protein MTRRLSRWACVLAVGALAVTGCRDKPVDHMQRARDAIFEKRPDEALVEYRKAYEMLLRDESPEALVMRARALKGAADVYWLEQRKVKEAVSVYRQLIQQCPEAPESLDARIILAELLRVHYRDLRGSIDQLTAALHRNPPQGAELQYQVAKTYFELQDYPQCELEAKKLPDRFATSPYVDDALFLQAQALAMVEGKRQEALRTYADLRTRFPDSELAPYALFEMGKLRADAGDNEKAIETWVECLKTHPDPSLVQDAIARARRRLANLTVEGIGKKEVAFDRSKQARTSVEAMGGSAEEAARDRGD from the coding sequence ATGACGCGGCGGCTGTCGCGTTGGGCCTGCGTCCTGGCGGTGGGGGCGCTCGCCGTCACGGGGTGCCGGGACAAGCCGGTGGACCACATGCAGCGCGCCCGCGACGCCATCTTCGAGAAGCGTCCGGACGAGGCGCTGGTGGAGTACCGCAAGGCCTACGAGATGCTGCTGCGCGACGAGTCCCCGGAGGCGCTGGTGATGCGCGCCCGGGCGCTCAAGGGCGCGGCGGACGTGTACTGGCTGGAGCAGCGCAAGGTGAAGGAGGCGGTGAGCGTCTACCGCCAGCTCATCCAGCAGTGCCCGGAGGCGCCGGAGTCGCTGGACGCGCGCATCATCCTGGCGGAGCTGCTGCGGGTGCACTACCGCGACCTGCGCGGCTCCATTGATCAGCTCACCGCCGCGCTGCACCGCAACCCGCCGCAGGGCGCGGAGCTGCAGTACCAGGTGGCCAAGACGTACTTCGAACTCCAGGACTATCCGCAGTGCGAGCTGGAGGCGAAGAAGCTGCCGGACCGCTTCGCCACCAGCCCCTACGTGGACGACGCGCTCTTCCTCCAGGCGCAGGCGCTGGCCATGGTGGAGGGCAAGCGCCAGGAGGCCCTGCGCACCTACGCGGACCTGCGCACGCGCTTCCCGGACTCGGAGCTGGCGCCGTACGCCCTCTTCGAGATGGGCAAGCTGCGCGCGGACGCGGGGGACAACGAGAAGGCCATCGAGACCTGGGTGGAGTGCCTGAAGACGCACCCCGACCCGTCGCTCGTGCAGGACGCCATCGCCCGGGCCCGCCGCCGCCTGGCCAACCTCACGGTGGAGGGGATTGGCAAGAAGGAGGTGGCGTTCGACCGCAGCAAGCAGGCGCGCACCTCCGTGGAAGCCATGGGCGGCAGCGCCGAGGAAGCCGCCCGCGACCGCGGCGACTGA